The following nucleotide sequence is from Streptomyces caniferus.
AGCACAAGTAGACGACCTGCTGTCCTGACCGGGCCACAAGCCTCCGGGGGACGACGGGTCACTCCCCCGGAAGGCCACCGATGACCTCGCCCTCGCCGATATCCGCACCGACCCCGGACGCCGTCGCGCACCCGGGTGCCGCGGTGATCGCGTCGCCGCCGGCCTCCCCCGTCCTCGCCGAGGTCGTCCGCTCGGGGTTCGTCGAGGGCCTGCACCGCGGGTCCCTGGTGGTGTTGGCGGCCGACGGCAGCGTGGAGTGGTCGCTGGGCGAGGTGGCCACCCCGGTCTTCCCCCGGTCCACGAACAAGCCGATGCAGGCCGCGGCGGTGCTGCGGGCGGGCCTGGAGCTCTCCGGCGAGCGGCTCGCGCTGGCCGCCGCCAGCCACTCCGGAGAGTCCTTCCACCTCGATCTCGTACGCGCCATGCTGGCGGAGCACGGGCTGACGGCCGAGCAGCTGCAGACGCCGGCGGACCTGCCGCTGGATCCCGAGGAGGCGGAGGCCTACCTCGCCGCGGGCCGGGTCCGTGACCGCCTCACGATGAACTGCTCGGGCAAGCACACCGCGATGCTGGCCGCCTGCGCGCGCAACGGCTGGCCGCTCGCCTCGTACCTCGACCCGGCTCACCCGCTCCAGCAGCTGGTGGCCGACGGTGTGCGCACCGCGAGCGGCGAGGACGTCGCCCATACCGGCACGGACGGCTGCGGCGCGCCGCTGCTCTCGCTCTCCCTGACCGGTCTGGCCCGCGCCTTCCGGTCCTTCGTCCTGGCCGCTCCCGGCACCCCCGAGCGGCGGGTCGCGGACGCGATGCGCGCCCACCCGGAGTACGTCGCCGGCACCCGCCGCCCCGACACCTGGCTGATGCGGGCCCTGCCGGGCACCCTCGCCAAGATGGGCGCCGAGGCCGTGCAGGCCCTGGCCCTCCCCGACGGCCGCGCCCTCGCCTTCAAGATCGACGACGGCGCCACCCGCACCCTCGGCCCGGTGCTCGCCCGCACCCTGCGCCACATGGACATCGACGCGCCCGTCCTGGACCGGCTCGCGGACGCCCCGCTCCTCGGCGGCGGCGCGCGGGTGGGGGAGATCCGCGCGACGTTCTGAGGCCGGGGCTTGCCCGGCACGGCCGGGGGTACGCGGGATCCGAGCCGCCGTACGGCGCGCCTCGCGCCCGCTGCCCCACGGCGATGGCCTGCATAGGGTGGCGATGAGACAGTGCACGCACGTACCACTCACCACAGCAGGAGGCCGGCGACCATGAGCGACGCGAATTCCGAGCCGCAGGGGCCCGAGGCGATCGAGCACGCGCACGACCCCGAGGTACTGCAGCTGGCGGCCAAGGTGTTCGACCTGGCCCGGCACGGCGACACCGACACCGTCGCCGCCTATGTGGACGCGGGCGTCCCCGCCAACCTGACGAACGACAAGGGCGACTCGCTCGTGATGCTGGCGGCGTACCACGGTCACCCCGCCACCGTGGAGGCGCTGTTGCAGCGCGGTGCCGACGCCGACCGCCCCAACGACCGCGGCCAGACCCCGCTGGCGGGCGCGGTGTTCAAGGCCGAGGACGAGGTCATCAAGGTCCTGGTGGCCCACGGCGCGGACCCGTCGGCGGGCACGCCCTCGGCGATCGACACGGCCCGGATGTTCGAGAAGACGGAGCTGCTGAAGCTGTTCGGGGCGCAGTGAGCGGGGCGACGGGCCGCCGGTAGGCGGCGCGTCGGCGGACGGCGCGGTGGACGGCCCGGTGGACGGGTCCTGACGGATGGCCCGGTGGGCGGCGGGGCCCCGGCCTGCGAGGCACTGCGGGCCGGGGCCGTCTCGTGCGCAACGCCCGGAAGCCCGTCAGCCCGGAGG
It contains:
- a CDS encoding ankyrin repeat domain-containing protein, whose amino-acid sequence is MSDANSEPQGPEAIEHAHDPEVLQLAAKVFDLARHGDTDTVAAYVDAGVPANLTNDKGDSLVMLAAYHGHPATVEALLQRGADADRPNDRGQTPLAGAVFKAEDEVIKVLVAHGADPSAGTPSAIDTARMFEKTELLKLFGAQ
- a CDS encoding asparaginase, with translation MTSPSPISAPTPDAVAHPGAAVIASPPASPVLAEVVRSGFVEGLHRGSLVVLAADGSVEWSLGEVATPVFPRSTNKPMQAAAVLRAGLELSGERLALAAASHSGESFHLDLVRAMLAEHGLTAEQLQTPADLPLDPEEAEAYLAAGRVRDRLTMNCSGKHTAMLAACARNGWPLASYLDPAHPLQQLVADGVRTASGEDVAHTGTDGCGAPLLSLSLTGLARAFRSFVLAAPGTPERRVADAMRAHPEYVAGTRRPDTWLMRALPGTLAKMGAEAVQALALPDGRALAFKIDDGATRTLGPVLARTLRHMDIDAPVLDRLADAPLLGGGARVGEIRATF